In the Anaerobranca gottschalkii DSM 13577 genome, one interval contains:
- a CDS encoding peptidoglycan DD-metalloendopeptidase family protein: protein MADLKIPQFTTLKNLTQWQLGVVSLIITAVFLTIGYIGYSQYQPGYVYTVAVDGQEVGIVKNLDDLERIIDHLTNQETLRTGYDVVIVQEITTERVFQLKPQEHLPNLQYKIAQLVSYESAGTLIIVEGKPTVVVESEEVANKIIEEILQYYITNAKGDTVKDVEILNDVKFKAVAVRPDEIMDYELAKNLLLRGTPRYETYQVSRGDSLSAIARRANMTVEELKAANGLNSHIIYEGQELKLTTAEPLLNVKVVKEESKFESIPYTTQWRNTPNLFTWQTRVHTQGKPGQREVKYEITLINGVEVNRVEVSNKVVVEPVTRIAERGTATLPGRGTGIFRWPVQYGVGVITSHFGNRVHPITGRPDFHTGVDIAHSAGTPIYAAAGGRVVTSEYRGGYGNLVIIDHGNGYTTYYAHLQSMSVKVGDRVNQGQIIGRMGRTGSATGVHLHFEIRRNGTALNPMNFFAP from the coding sequence GTGGCTGATTTAAAAATCCCCCAATTTACGACTCTAAAAAATTTAACACAATGGCAACTTGGAGTCGTAAGCCTGATAATCACAGCAGTATTTTTAACAATAGGATATATTGGATACTCTCAATATCAACCGGGCTATGTATATACTGTAGCTGTGGATGGGCAAGAAGTGGGGATTGTAAAAAATCTCGATGATTTAGAAAGAATAATTGACCACTTAACAAATCAAGAAACATTAAGAACAGGATATGATGTTGTTATAGTTCAAGAAATAACTACTGAAAGGGTATTTCAACTCAAACCACAGGAACATTTACCTAATCTGCAATATAAAATTGCACAATTGGTATCTTATGAATCGGCAGGAACTCTAATAATTGTTGAAGGTAAACCAACAGTTGTTGTAGAAAGTGAAGAAGTTGCAAATAAAATTATTGAGGAAATACTGCAGTACTATATTACCAACGCAAAGGGTGATACAGTTAAAGATGTGGAAATTCTCAATGATGTTAAGTTTAAAGCTGTTGCAGTACGACCTGATGAAATAATGGACTACGAATTGGCAAAAAATCTCTTATTAAGGGGTACACCTAGATATGAAACATATCAAGTATCTAGAGGAGATAGTTTATCAGCCATTGCAAGAAGGGCTAATATGACCGTTGAGGAATTAAAAGCTGCCAATGGGTTAAATTCTCATATAATTTACGAAGGGCAAGAACTTAAACTGACAACTGCAGAACCTTTATTAAATGTCAAAGTTGTTAAAGAAGAATCAAAGTTTGAGTCTATCCCCTATACAACCCAATGGCGAAACACCCCTAATTTGTTTACTTGGCAAACCAGGGTTCATACCCAAGGAAAGCCAGGTCAAAGGGAAGTAAAATATGAAATTACCCTTATAAACGGTGTTGAAGTTAATCGGGTAGAAGTAAGTAATAAAGTAGTGGTTGAACCTGTAACGAGAATAGCAGAAAGGGGTACTGCCACTTTACCAGGTCGAGGTACAGGGATTTTTAGGTGGCCGGTACAATATGGGGTAGGTGTAATAACATCCCACTTTGGTAACAGGGTTCACCCTATTACAGGTAGACCTGATTTTCATACAGGGGTGGATATAGCCCACAGTGCTGGAACCCCTATCTATGCTGCAGCTGGAGGAAGAGTTGTAACCAGTGAATATAGAGGAGGCTATGGGAATTTAGTAATCATTGACCATGGCAATGGCTATACGACTTATTACGCACATCTTCAAAGTATGTCAGTTAAAGTAGGAGATAGGGTAAATCAAGGGCAGATTATAGGAAGGATGGGTAGAACTGGTTCAGCAACAGGTGTTCATCTCCATTTTGAAATAAGAAGAAATGGAACTGCCCTCAACCCAATGAATTTCTTTGCACCATAA